The Natronoglycomyces albus genome has a segment encoding these proteins:
- a CDS encoding response regulator, whose amino-acid sequence MTIRLLLADDQKVVRAGFRALLEDEPGLEIVAEARDGLEAVELATKYQASIVLMDVRMPRLDGIEATRRLTKAGTDSPDVIVVTTFDDDEYVYGALRSGAAGFLLKDTPAETLVNAIRAVDAGHGLIMPQVTRRVISRFAALSPDPGRTGDLDALTPRERDVLVQVARGGSNAEIARALFVEEATVKSHVSSILLKLGLQSRVQAVICAYETGLVTAGGR is encoded by the coding sequence ATGACCATCCGTCTACTTCTTGCCGATGATCAGAAGGTCGTCCGGGCGGGGTTTCGCGCGTTGCTGGAGGACGAACCGGGTCTGGAGATCGTCGCCGAGGCAAGGGACGGTCTCGAAGCAGTTGAGTTGGCCACCAAGTACCAAGCGTCGATTGTGCTGATGGACGTGCGCATGCCGCGGCTGGATGGTATCGAGGCGACGCGGCGGCTCACAAAAGCCGGTACCGACAGTCCGGATGTCATCGTCGTAACGACCTTCGATGACGATGAGTACGTCTACGGTGCGCTGCGGTCCGGGGCCGCTGGATTCCTACTCAAGGACACTCCGGCGGAGACGCTCGTCAACGCGATCCGCGCGGTCGACGCTGGCCATGGCCTGATCATGCCTCAGGTCACGCGGCGGGTCATCTCCCGTTTCGCCGCGCTCAGCCCAGATCCTGGGCGTACCGGCGACCTTGACGCTCTCACTCCGCGCGAACGCGATGTGCTCGTGCAGGTGGCCCGCGGCGGTTCGAACGCTGAGATCGCCAGGGCGCTGTTCGTTGAGGAGGCGACCGTGAAGTCGCACGTGTCGAGCATCCTGCTTAAGCTCGGGTTGCAAAGCCGCGTTCAGGCGGTCATCTGTGCCTACGAGACCGGCCTGGTGACGGCGGGAGGCCGCTGA
- a CDS encoding ABC transporter ATP-binding protein, with product MSRSNAGAAVWLESVSKSYPGKPPVQALREVSQAFRVGTFTAIMGPSGSGKSTLLQCAAGLDRPQRGRVWLGDTDLTRLSEQKRTILRRQRIGFVFQQFNLMSALTVTQNVELPLRLNGTAIDDRLIDAALRQVGLAEFAHRRPAELSGGQQQRVAVARAVVTQPEVMFADEPTGALDLRSGREVLEIFRATVDESGQTIIMVTHDPQVASHADAVLFLADGRIVRTLPASPAEAIAAELTRITGPAVR from the coding sequence ATGTCACGTTCCAATGCCGGGGCCGCTGTCTGGCTTGAGTCAGTCAGTAAGAGCTACCCGGGAAAACCACCCGTTCAAGCGCTTCGCGAGGTCTCCCAGGCATTCCGCGTCGGCACCTTCACGGCCATCATGGGGCCCTCGGGTTCCGGGAAAAGCACACTGTTGCAGTGCGCCGCCGGGCTTGATCGGCCACAACGCGGTCGGGTGTGGCTGGGCGACACCGACCTCACGCGGCTCAGTGAACAGAAACGCACGATCCTACGCCGCCAGCGGATCGGATTCGTGTTCCAGCAATTCAACCTGATGTCGGCACTGACAGTGACGCAGAATGTCGAACTACCACTGCGTTTGAATGGGACGGCGATCGACGACCGTCTCATCGACGCAGCGCTTCGGCAGGTCGGCCTAGCCGAGTTCGCGCACAGGCGGCCCGCCGAACTATCCGGCGGACAACAGCAGCGAGTCGCAGTCGCCCGAGCGGTAGTCACCCAGCCTGAGGTGATGTTCGCCGACGAACCAACTGGCGCGCTCGACCTACGAAGCGGCCGAGAGGTACTTGAGATATTCCGTGCAACGGTCGACGAGAGCGGCCAGACGATCATCATGGTCACTCACGACCCACAGGTAGCCTCGCATGCCGACGCCGTCCTGTTTCTGGCCGATGGGCGGATCGTGAGAACTCTGCCCGCCTCACCGGCCGAGGCAATAGCGGCCGAGCTGACCCGCATCACCGGTCCGGCGGTGCGCTAA
- a CDS encoding ABC transporter permease, whose protein sequence is MKELTATGTLLRLNLRRDRIKLPAWVIGLAFMAFYFSNAITLAYPSQEDLSAIVSFMQGPAGTIMTGPGYGLDDPSYSTVFAAVYGFYLLIGAAFMNVLLIVRHTRQEEETGRTEMTRSSVVGRHSPLAAAMLLALIANAALGILIAVAMSGTGYGASGVILFGASVASVGLVFAALTSIAVQAVEHARTATAIGSALIGAAVVIRGAGDVLEEQGSALSWFSPFAWAQQTRVFVDPRWWPLVLCLALAVLSVLVAYALESRRDVGAGFVAPRLGRNSATKRLSNPLALAMRLDRSNIIGWAVGLGIAGLLYGSLADSVQQSFTDLPENMVAVMGGDETQMLEGFLSIMVFFTSTLAACYAIVSVHRLSSEENSGRAEAILSTAVSRLTWVTSSLATALIGAFTLLVAAGFSMGLAVALVLGEARYVPELLVGHLAYLPAIAVIIALAGLGFALGPKYLNLAWFVAIYGIVMGYFGPLLDPPELFLQLSPFEHVARVPSDSLQAWPLVALALVALIVASGAVGLFRRRDMTTAA, encoded by the coding sequence ATGAAGGAACTGACCGCCACTGGCACCTTGTTGCGCCTAAATCTGCGGCGCGACCGCATCAAGCTTCCCGCCTGGGTTATCGGCCTCGCGTTCATGGCGTTCTACTTCTCCAACGCGATCACGCTGGCCTATCCGTCCCAAGAGGACCTATCCGCCATCGTCAGCTTCATGCAGGGCCCAGCGGGAACCATCATGACCGGGCCGGGCTACGGCCTGGATGACCCGTCATATTCCACTGTCTTCGCGGCCGTCTACGGGTTTTACCTGCTCATAGGCGCGGCGTTCATGAACGTCCTACTAATCGTGCGCCATACCCGCCAAGAGGAGGAGACCGGACGCACCGAAATGACACGATCCAGTGTGGTCGGTCGACACAGTCCTCTCGCCGCCGCCATGCTGCTAGCGCTCATCGCCAACGCCGCGTTGGGAATCCTCATCGCGGTAGCGATGAGCGGGACCGGCTACGGCGCCAGTGGAGTAATACTCTTTGGGGCCTCCGTGGCCAGCGTGGGCCTGGTGTTCGCCGCGTTGACCTCAATCGCCGTCCAGGCAGTCGAGCACGCCCGTACCGCCACGGCCATCGGCTCGGCCCTCATCGGTGCCGCCGTGGTGATTCGGGGCGCGGGCGATGTCTTGGAAGAACAAGGCAGCGCACTGTCGTGGTTCTCCCCCTTCGCCTGGGCTCAACAGACCCGGGTCTTCGTCGACCCCCGCTGGTGGCCGCTGGTGTTGTGCCTAGCGTTGGCCGTCCTCAGCGTGCTGGTCGCCTACGCCCTGGAATCTCGCCGCGATGTCGGCGCTGGTTTCGTGGCCCCCCGATTGGGCAGAAACTCGGCCACCAAGCGACTGTCGAACCCGTTGGCGTTGGCTATGCGACTGGACCGCAGCAACATCATCGGCTGGGCCGTGGGCCTGGGCATCGCCGGGTTGCTCTATGGGTCATTGGCCGATTCGGTACAGCAAAGTTTCACCGACCTGCCTGAGAATATGGTCGCGGTGATGGGCGGCGACGAGACCCAGATGCTGGAAGGCTTCCTGTCGATCATGGTGTTCTTCACCTCGACGCTGGCGGCCTGTTACGCGATCGTCTCGGTACACCGGCTGAGCTCCGAGGAGAATTCGGGGCGAGCCGAAGCTATCTTGTCCACGGCCGTCAGTCGCCTCACGTGGGTTACCTCAAGCCTGGCGACGGCTTTGATCGGCGCGTTCACGCTACTAGTGGCCGCCGGGTTTTCGATGGGCTTGGCCGTGGCGTTGGTGTTGGGTGAGGCTCGGTATGTGCCGGAACTCCTGGTCGGACACCTGGCATATCTACCGGCCATTGCCGTGATCATCGCGTTGGCCGGTCTCGGTTTCGCGTTGGGGCCCAAGTATCTCAACCTGGCCTGGTTCGTGGCCATCTATGGCATCGTGATGGGTTACTTCGGCCCGCTGCTGGACCCACCGGAGCTGTTCTTGCAACTGTCGCCGTTTGAGCATGTGGCACGAGTTCCGTCCGATTCGCTACAGGCGTGGCCATTGGTCGCCCTTGCGCTGGTGGCGCTCATTGTCGCCTCTGGCGCGGTGGGGTTGTTCCGTCGTCGGGATATGACAACCGCGGCTTAA
- a CDS encoding SLC13 family permease: protein MTTHTKEPTVTTEPEVDERDRRRRLIGLTLGPLAAIAVYLLLPDTLNNSAAIVAATATLMAIWWMTEAIPLPVTALVPLVAFPFLTSFSRDEDGTIVGEDGYVGIAAVASPYANQIIFLFMGGFILALAMQKVNLHRRFALAVLSVVGNSPAALIGGFMIATGFVTMWVSNTATTIMMLPVGLAVLALVSNGKDGQETTDKNFATALMLGIAYAASIGSVSTIIGTPPNALMAGFLSENHDINISFAQWMMVGLPLAAIFMVIAWFVLTKIIYPPTIQKLAGSRELIKEQLRELGPITRGEWTVLGVFVLASSSWITFGILAQNDGLVERFAWLDVVSDGGIAVFIAILLFLLPIDSQGNKAMDWDTAKTLPWGILLLFGGGLSLSSQFTQTDLSVWIGQQVGFLDGVPVWLLILVVAATVLLLTELTSNTATAATFLPVMAGIGMGLGLPVLALVIPTALAATFAFMLPVATPPNAIVFGSGQVRIGQMVKAGAVLNIISLVVVLLGMYALASWVFDIAL, encoded by the coding sequence GTGACCACCCACACCAAGGAACCCACCGTCACGACGGAACCCGAAGTCGACGAACGCGACCGACGGCGCAGACTCATCGGACTCACTCTCGGCCCCCTAGCCGCCATCGCCGTCTACCTTCTCCTCCCCGACACCCTCAACAACTCCGCCGCCATCGTCGCCGCCACCGCCACCCTCATGGCCATCTGGTGGATGACCGAAGCCATCCCCCTACCCGTCACCGCCCTAGTGCCACTGGTCGCCTTCCCCTTCCTGACCAGCTTCTCCCGCGACGAAGACGGCACCATAGTCGGCGAAGACGGCTACGTCGGCATCGCCGCCGTAGCCTCGCCCTACGCCAACCAAATCATCTTCCTGTTCATGGGCGGATTCATCCTCGCCCTCGCCATGCAGAAGGTCAACCTGCACCGGCGCTTCGCCCTAGCCGTCCTCAGCGTCGTCGGCAACAGCCCCGCCGCCCTGATCGGCGGATTCATGATCGCCACCGGATTCGTCACCATGTGGGTGAGCAACACCGCCACCACGATCATGATGCTGCCAGTGGGGCTAGCCGTGCTCGCCCTCGTCAGCAACGGCAAAGACGGCCAAGAAACCACCGACAAGAACTTCGCGACCGCGCTCATGCTCGGCATCGCCTACGCCGCCTCCATCGGCTCAGTCTCCACCATCATCGGCACCCCACCGAACGCCCTCATGGCCGGCTTCCTGAGCGAAAACCACGACATCAACATCAGCTTCGCCCAATGGATGATGGTGGGCCTACCCCTGGCCGCCATCTTCATGGTCATCGCCTGGTTCGTCCTCACCAAGATCATCTACCCACCCACGATCCAAAAGCTGGCCGGAAGCCGCGAACTCATCAAAGAACAACTGCGCGAACTGGGCCCCATCACCCGCGGCGAATGGACCGTGCTGGGAGTCTTCGTGCTCGCCTCCAGCTCCTGGATCACCTTCGGCATCCTGGCCCAAAACGACGGCCTCGTCGAACGCTTCGCCTGGCTCGACGTGGTCTCAGACGGCGGCATCGCCGTGTTCATCGCCATCTTGCTATTCCTGCTGCCCATCGACTCCCAAGGCAATAAGGCAATGGACTGGGACACCGCGAAAACCCTCCCGTGGGGAATCCTGCTGCTCTTCGGCGGCGGCCTCTCCCTGTCCAGCCAATTCACCCAAACCGACCTCAGCGTATGGATCGGCCAACAAGTCGGATTCCTCGACGGAGTCCCCGTGTGGCTGCTCATCCTCGTCGTCGCCGCCACCGTCCTCCTGCTGACCGAACTGACCTCGAACACCGCCACCGCAGCCACCTTCCTACCCGTCATGGCCGGAATCGGCATGGGACTGGGACTACCCGTGTTGGCCCTAGTCATCCCCACCGCGCTCGCGGCGACCTTCGCGTTCATGCTGCCGGTCGCCACCCCACCCAACGCGATCGTGTTCGGCTCCGGGCAAGTCCGCATCGGACAGATGGTGAAAGCCGGTGCCGTGCTGAACATCATCAGCCTCGTGGTTGTCCTTCTAGGAATGTACGCGCTGGCCAGCTGGGTCTTCGATATCGCACTGTAA
- a CDS encoding TetR/AcrR family transcriptional regulator: MRIAPSDDDLSSAARIRNAAIELFARDGFDTGLRAIANHADVSLGLIRHHYGSKDGLRSACDAHILSVVEGLMAAKFDSENPTATFIQQLASSAEYTTLTRYMVRDLQAGGQFARDFMERLIEHTQTYLERGVELGTLKPSIDPAGRARFLTNAAMGSMLIEFGLLSDQSTEATWQQYVDRVTLPALELYTQGLFTDRQMLDAYLSYVSDPPERDAEAQPDAELAPRPPTITRHPQKGPDYVHSHQHFQAHQDIRLRHRFERT; this comes from the coding sequence ATGCGTATAGCCCCGTCCGATGATGACCTCTCCTCCGCCGCACGCATCCGCAATGCCGCCATCGAGCTATTCGCGCGCGACGGGTTCGACACCGGCCTGCGGGCGATAGCCAACCACGCCGATGTCTCACTAGGACTCATACGCCACCACTACGGATCAAAAGACGGCCTGCGCTCCGCCTGCGACGCCCACATCCTCAGCGTGGTGGAAGGTCTCATGGCGGCCAAGTTCGACTCCGAGAACCCCACCGCGACCTTCATACAGCAACTGGCTTCGTCCGCCGAATACACCACCCTCACTCGCTACATGGTCCGCGACCTCCAAGCTGGCGGACAATTCGCCCGCGACTTCATGGAACGCCTCATCGAACACACCCAGACGTATCTGGAGCGAGGCGTCGAGCTGGGAACGTTGAAACCAAGCATCGACCCCGCCGGGCGAGCTCGCTTCCTCACCAACGCGGCTATGGGAAGCATGCTGATCGAATTCGGTCTCTTGTCCGATCAATCCACCGAAGCCACCTGGCAGCAATACGTTGACCGGGTCACCCTCCCGGCCCTGGAGCTATACACCCAAGGGCTCTTCACCGACCGACAAATGCTCGACGCCTACCTCAGCTATGTATCGGATCCGCCCGAGCGCGACGCCGAGGCGCAACCCGACGCCGAGTTAGCGCCTCGCCCGCCAACCATCACACGTCACCCCCAGAAGGGTCCCGATTATGTCCACAGTCATCAACATTTCCAAGCTCACCAAGACATTCGGCTCCGTCACCGCTTTGAGCGAACTTGA
- a CDS encoding catalase, translated as MSEALDNTAGPLTTESGAPVSSNNQSEAAGVGGPLLIQDQVLLEKLAHFNRERIPERVVHARGAGAYGTFTVTADVSKYTRAAFLSGVGKETETFLRFSTVAGNLGSPDAVRDPRGFALKFYTEEGNYDLVGNNTPVFFIRDTIKFPDFIHTQKRDPYTGSQEPDNVWDFWGLSPESTHQVTWLFGDRGIPASYRNMDGFGSHTYQWVNEAGEVFWVKYHFKTDQGIKCLTQAEADKLAGEDPDSHQRDLRESIERGDYPSWTVYVQVMPEAEAANYRFNPFDLTKVWPQGDYPKIEIGKLELNRNPDNVFAEVEQSIFSPAHFVPGIGPSPDKMLQGRLFSYGDAHRYRVGVNGDHLPVNQPKATTARNGNRDGFHYDGRHGGQKNYEPNSFGGPYETGQPLWKPIEVSGQTGEWETPKHADDNDFVQAGNLYRLMSDDEKERLITNLADSISLVSRDDIVDRAISNFANADEDFGKRLTAAVSERRQK; from the coding sequence ATGAGCGAGGCGCTGGACAACACCGCCGGGCCCCTGACCACTGAGTCTGGTGCTCCGGTATCAAGCAACAACCAGAGCGAGGCGGCCGGAGTCGGCGGACCGCTGCTCATTCAAGACCAAGTGCTGCTGGAAAAACTGGCCCACTTCAACCGCGAACGCATCCCGGAGCGCGTCGTCCACGCGCGCGGCGCCGGAGCGTACGGAACCTTCACCGTCACCGCGGATGTGAGCAAGTACACCAGGGCCGCGTTCCTCTCCGGAGTGGGCAAAGAAACCGAGACGTTCCTACGGTTCTCCACCGTGGCCGGAAACCTTGGGTCGCCCGACGCCGTGCGTGACCCGCGCGGATTCGCGCTGAAGTTCTACACCGAAGAGGGCAACTACGACCTAGTCGGAAACAACACGCCGGTGTTCTTCATCCGCGACACCATCAAGTTCCCCGACTTCATCCACACACAAAAGCGCGACCCGTACACCGGATCACAAGAACCAGACAACGTATGGGACTTCTGGGGACTCAGCCCAGAGTCGACCCACCAAGTGACCTGGCTATTTGGCGACCGCGGCATTCCGGCGTCCTACCGAAACATGGACGGCTTCGGCTCCCACACCTACCAGTGGGTCAACGAGGCCGGCGAGGTCTTCTGGGTGAAGTACCACTTCAAGACCGACCAGGGCATCAAGTGCCTCACCCAAGCCGAAGCCGACAAGCTTGCCGGTGAAGACCCAGACTCCCACCAGCGGGACCTGCGCGAATCCATCGAGCGTGGCGACTACCCGAGCTGGACGGTGTACGTACAGGTCATGCCCGAGGCCGAAGCGGCGAACTACCGGTTCAACCCATTCGACCTCACCAAGGTATGGCCGCAAGGCGACTACCCGAAGATCGAAATCGGAAAGCTGGAACTCAACCGCAACCCCGACAACGTCTTCGCCGAAGTCGAACAGTCCATTTTCTCCCCGGCACACTTCGTGCCCGGGATCGGGCCCAGCCCGGACAAGATGCTGCAAGGCCGCCTCTTCTCCTACGGAGACGCACACCGCTACCGCGTGGGCGTCAACGGAGACCACCTACCGGTCAACCAACCGAAGGCCACGACCGCCCGCAACGGAAACCGCGACGGATTCCACTACGACGGACGACACGGCGGGCAGAAGAACTACGAGCCAAACTCCTTTGGAGGCCCGTACGAAACCGGCCAGCCGCTGTGGAAACCCATCGAGGTCTCTGGCCAGACCGGGGAATGGGAGACACCCAAACACGCCGACGACAACGACTTCGTCCAGGCGGGCAACCTGTACCGACTCATGAGCGACGACGAAAAGGAACGCCTGATCACCAACCTGGCGGACTCGATCTCACTGGTCTCGCGAGACGACATCGTCGACCGGGCGATCTCCAACTTCGCCAACGCCGACGAAGACTTCGGCAAGCGACTCACCGCCGCGGTGAGCGAACGTCGCCAGAAGTAA
- a CDS encoding aldehyde dehydrogenase family protein: protein MATHSERDDLGVNDIQQLRDHYATGHTKPIPWRLEQLRALRQLLHDHRSDLADALASDLGKPATEAFMTEVDHVGSSISHMLKNLRSWTRPQRVHTPLHLQPGKAYTLREPLGLVLIIGPFNYPVQLTLGPLAGALAAGNCVVLKPSEQTPIVSRLLAKLINDYVDNRAVCVVQGGAEVAEDLLDEKFDHIFFTGSARVGRIVAAAAAKHLTTTTLELGGKSPAIVEPPVDMKTTAKRIAWAKFLNAGQTCIAPDYVIALGGSGQELIGHLHSAVQSMYGHSPAASPDYGRIVNEKHFDRLTAYLRQGRCEFGGGYNRDTRYVAPTVLSNVDPESPVMQEEIFGPILPVVELDNIDQAVDFVNAREKPLALYAFTRSDLTKRRLLTRTSSGGVGFGAPMVQFEVPNLPFGGVGESGSGAYHGEYTIDTFSHIKSVVDKPLHPDTLRAVYPPFRQLKDSIIRRLR, encoded by the coding sequence ATGGCCACCCACTCTGAACGCGACGACCTTGGCGTCAACGACATCCAACAGCTCCGCGACCACTACGCCACCGGGCACACGAAACCGATCCCGTGGCGGCTCGAACAGCTCCGGGCCCTGCGGCAGTTGTTGCACGACCACCGCAGCGACCTAGCCGACGCACTTGCCTCCGACCTTGGCAAGCCCGCGACTGAGGCATTCATGACCGAGGTCGATCACGTCGGCTCCAGCATCAGCCACATGTTGAAGAACCTGCGTTCCTGGACTCGGCCGCAGCGAGTCCACACGCCGCTGCACTTGCAGCCGGGCAAAGCCTACACACTGCGAGAACCCCTGGGGCTCGTCTTGATCATCGGGCCGTTCAACTATCCGGTTCAGCTGACTTTGGGTCCGTTGGCGGGAGCCCTAGCCGCTGGCAACTGCGTGGTGTTGAAGCCCTCCGAACAGACTCCGATCGTCTCGCGCCTGCTGGCCAAGCTCATCAATGACTATGTGGACAACCGAGCCGTGTGCGTGGTGCAAGGCGGGGCCGAGGTGGCCGAAGACTTGTTGGACGAGAAGTTCGACCACATTTTCTTCACCGGATCGGCGAGAGTGGGGCGCATCGTGGCCGCGGCCGCGGCCAAGCACCTTACGACGACGACCTTGGAACTAGGCGGCAAGTCTCCGGCCATTGTGGAGCCACCGGTTGACATGAAGACCACGGCCAAGCGCATCGCCTGGGCGAAGTTCCTCAATGCCGGACAGACCTGCATCGCCCCCGACTACGTGATTGCCCTCGGCGGCAGCGGGCAAGAGCTCATCGGTCACCTGCACTCGGCAGTCCAATCGATGTACGGGCATTCGCCGGCGGCCAGCCCGGACTATGGGCGCATCGTCAACGAGAAACACTTCGACCGCCTCACCGCCTACCTGCGACAGGGACGATGTGAATTCGGGGGCGGCTACAACCGCGACACCCGCTATGTGGCTCCGACCGTACTGAGCAACGTCGACCCCGAGTCGCCGGTGATGCAGGAGGAAATCTTCGGGCCGATCCTGCCAGTGGTCGAGCTGGACAACATCGACCAAGCCGTCGACTTCGTCAACGCACGTGAAAAGCCACTGGCGCTGTACGCCTTCACCCGCTCGGACTTGACCAAACGGCGGCTGCTGACCCGCACCTCCTCTGGAGGCGTGGGCTTCGGGGCGCCCATGGTGCAATTCGAGGTTCCGAACCTGCCATTCGGTGGGGTCGGAGAATCTGGCAGCGGCGCCTACCACGGCGAATACACGATCGACACCTTCAGTCACATCAAGTCAGTGGTCGACAAGCCACTGCACCCGGACACGCTGCGCGCGGTCTACCCGCCGTTCCGGCAGCTAAAGGATTCGATCATCCGGCGACTGCGATAG
- a CDS encoding Fur family transcriptional regulator: MSDLIERLRDRQWRMTPQRRAIAETLDGSHVHYTAEEIHRLANERLPEISRATVYNTLNEMVSLGEVLEVTVDGRSKRYDPNVEHDHHHLVCDECGTVRDVHPNGNPANWLPGDERHGFAVRDADIIFRGLCPDCQ; this comes from the coding sequence ATGAGCGACCTGATTGAGAGGCTGCGAGACCGGCAGTGGCGGATGACGCCGCAGCGTAGAGCTATTGCCGAGACCCTAGATGGCAGCCACGTGCACTACACGGCAGAGGAGATTCACCGCCTCGCCAACGAAAGGCTGCCCGAAATCTCGCGCGCGACGGTCTATAACACCCTCAACGAGATGGTCTCCCTGGGCGAAGTGCTTGAAGTCACCGTCGATGGCCGCAGCAAGCGTTACGACCCCAACGTCGAACACGACCACCACCACCTGGTGTGCGACGAGTGCGGAACCGTGCGCGACGTCCACCCCAATGGAAACCCGGCCAACTGGCTCCCCGGCGACGAACGACACGGCTTTGCCGTGCGCGATGCGGACATCATCTTCCGCGGCCTGTGCCCCGACTGCCAGTAA
- a CDS encoding ABC transporter ATP-binding protein, with product MSTVINISKLTKTFGSVTALSELDMSVQSGEIAAFLGPNGAGKSTAIRVLLGLLKADSGNIDLLGSDPWHDSVDLHRRLAYVPGDVTLWPNLTGGEAIDILCRLRGNVDSKRREELIERFRLDPRKKGRTYSKGNRQKVALISALAADVELYILDEPTSGLDPLMEAAFQEFIGELKSEGRTVLLSSHILAEVEKLCDTVTIIRDGVTVQSGRLEELRHLTRSSVTVTTAEDASAIANMDGVHSFKLEGSRASFSLDTDHSQAVMKELADLGILNLVSNPPSLEELFMRHYGNGAEAQQVQS from the coding sequence ATGTCCACAGTCATCAACATTTCCAAGCTCACCAAGACATTCGGCTCCGTCACCGCTTTGAGCGAACTTGACATGAGCGTCCAATCCGGAGAAATAGCCGCGTTCCTCGGCCCCAACGGGGCCGGGAAGTCCACCGCGATCCGCGTCCTATTGGGCCTGCTCAAGGCCGACTCGGGCAACATCGACCTGCTCGGCTCCGACCCTTGGCACGACTCGGTCGACCTACACCGCCGCTTGGCCTACGTTCCCGGCGACGTCACGCTGTGGCCCAACCTCACCGGGGGCGAGGCCATCGACATTCTGTGCCGCCTGCGAGGAAACGTCGATTCCAAGCGCCGAGAGGAACTTATCGAGCGTTTCCGACTCGACCCCAGAAAGAAGGGTCGCACCTACTCGAAGGGAAACCGGCAAAAGGTAGCGCTGATCTCCGCCCTCGCCGCCGACGTGGAGCTGTACATACTCGACGAACCCACCTCGGGGCTCGACCCGCTGATGGAGGCGGCATTCCAAGAATTCATCGGCGAACTCAAATCCGAGGGGCGCACCGTCCTTCTCTCCAGCCATATCCTGGCCGAGGTCGAGAAGCTGTGCGACACCGTCACCATCATTCGCGACGGAGTCACCGTGCAGTCGGGTCGCCTCGAAGAGCTGCGCCACCTGACCCGCAGCAGCGTCACCGTCACCACCGCCGAGGACGCCAGCGCCATCGCCAACATGGACGGCGTTCACAGCTTCAAACTGGAAGGCTCCCGGGCCTCGTTCTCGCTGGACACCGACCACAGCCAAGCGGTCATGAAGGAACTGGCGGACCTGGGAATCCTCAACTTGGTGAGCAATCCGCCGTCCTTGGAAGAGCTATTCATGCGCCACTACGGCAACGGCGCTGAGGCCCAGCAGGTGCAATCATGA
- a CDS encoding sensor histidine kinase, whose translation MFRESAVLRSPRYRVLVDVFGAAVFVVFAVDSARMEGQTGGLGVTRDLGVDTVILVLAMTVPLAVRRQFPRSVAVVTSAAAAVAVAAGHPIGIGPLGAVLALFSLAYLTPVRSTVGVGLPACLALSGSLIWTTGISYLTVTVGNTILIPLAVVAGALLRLRGEQREMLLAQNRELEAARAAHIRSAVKEERLRIAREVHDAVGHSLVGITLQARAAGKRIEHDPARAAASLEEIESLAQSALDETRLAVSTIRQGAAPTGPSLQLNEASLSVLVQAMSGPDHHIDLFVTGSMAALDPEVERAALRILQESLSNVVRHAGPARASVVVHVDDEAVRIEVTNNGDCDAAAAPGSGLVGMTERAELLGGHLEAGPTADGWRVHARLPRHLSPRTGII comes from the coding sequence ATGTTCCGAGAAAGCGCTGTGCTCCGTAGCCCGCGATACCGTGTGCTCGTCGACGTGTTCGGCGCTGCTGTTTTCGTGGTGTTTGCTGTGGACAGTGCTCGGATGGAGGGGCAGACTGGCGGGCTCGGCGTCACCCGCGATCTCGGAGTGGACACCGTTATCCTCGTGCTCGCCATGACAGTCCCATTGGCCGTTCGTCGTCAGTTTCCGCGTTCGGTCGCTGTCGTCACGAGTGCCGCTGCGGCTGTCGCCGTTGCCGCTGGTCACCCGATTGGCATCGGCCCCCTGGGCGCGGTACTGGCTTTGTTCAGCCTGGCTTACCTGACACCTGTCCGCTCGACCGTCGGGGTGGGATTGCCCGCCTGCCTGGCCCTTAGTGGGAGTCTAATCTGGACCACTGGCATTTCCTACCTCACGGTGACCGTTGGCAACACCATTTTGATCCCTCTGGCCGTTGTCGCCGGAGCGCTCCTGCGCCTACGCGGCGAACAGCGCGAGATGCTCCTAGCGCAGAATCGTGAACTCGAAGCCGCTCGTGCGGCGCACATCCGGTCGGCTGTCAAGGAAGAGCGACTGCGGATCGCCCGCGAGGTCCACGACGCTGTGGGCCATTCCTTGGTGGGAATCACCCTTCAGGCAAGAGCGGCTGGCAAACGGATCGAGCATGATCCGGCTCGCGCTGCCGCGTCACTGGAGGAGATCGAGAGCCTGGCGCAGAGCGCGCTGGACGAGACTCGGTTGGCGGTCTCGACGATCCGCCAGGGTGCCGCGCCAACCGGTCCCTCCCTACAGCTCAATGAGGCGAGCCTGTCGGTGCTCGTCCAGGCTATGAGTGGACCGGATCACCACATCGATCTTTTCGTGACCGGCTCGATGGCCGCACTCGACCCCGAGGTCGAACGGGCCGCGCTGCGGATCTTGCAGGAGTCGCTGAGCAACGTGGTGCGGCACGCGGGCCCGGCCAGAGCCTCGGTCGTGGTCCATGTTGACGACGAGGCGGTGCGGATTGAGGTGACCAACAACGGTGACTGCGATGCTGCGGCTGCGCCAGGTTCAGGGCTGGTCGGGATGACTGAACGTGCCGAGCTCCTCGGCGGCCACCTAGAAGCCGGGCCCACCGCCGACGGTTGGCGTGTTCACGCGCGCCTTCCTCGGCACCTGTCGCCCAGAACGGGGATAATATGA